The following are encoded together in the Oreochromis aureus strain Israel breed Guangdong linkage group 18, ZZ_aureus, whole genome shotgun sequence genome:
- the tmem70 gene encoding transmembrane protein 70, mitochondrial isoform X1, whose amino-acid sequence MLSVHFLRSRSLPRIFSNSQFKFAQHPAPFSVCCVSAVRRNQLTVRRSFLALNKVFDRQMQSHSPSTRFISMAPPSEHGNLIYTGSLGLAVRGVKMFSYSTSAASLFLMPQILLKTGLGVQSFALQAAFCGVIGFFTFLTPILLHIITKGYIIRLYHNPDKDVYTAVTYSVFLTEKKSVFHQSQVRIPAVSKMFTTFYAGQVGFLVNPDIFPVPHDYNHLMGYDKPFSFRADDMDQPDKS is encoded by the exons atgCTGTCTGTACATTTCCTGCGGTCTCGGTCTCTTCCCCGGATTTTCAGTAACAGTCAGTTTAAGTTCGCGCAGCATCCCGCGCCATTCTCCGTGTGCTGTGTGAGCGCAGTGAGGAGGAACCAGCTAACTGTCAGGCGCTCGTTCCTGGCTCTCAACAAGGTATTTGACCGTCAG ATGCAGTCCCACAGTCCGTCCACCCGTTTCATCTCCATGGCGCCGCCCTCCGAGCACGGAAACCTCATTTATACTGGCAGCCTGGGTTTAGCTGTTCGGG GGGTGAAGATGTTCTCGTACAGCACTAGTGCAGCCAGCCTCTTCCTCATGCCACAAATACTCCTGAAAACTGGACTCGGAGTCCAGAGTTTTGCCTTGCAGGCAGCTTTCTGTGGAGTCATTGGCTTTTTTACCTTCCTTACTCCCATCCTTCTTCACATCATCACCAAGGGTTACATAATCCGCCTGTACCACAACCCAGACAAAGATGTCTACACAGCAGTCACCTACAGCGTGTTCCTCACCGAGAAAAAGAGCGTGTTCCACCAGAGCCAGGTGAGGATCCCAGCTGTCAGTAAGATGTTCACTACTTTCTACGCCGGGCAGGTGGGGTTCCTGGTAAACCCGGACATTTTCCCCGTCCCGCACGACTACAATCATCTGATGGGCTACGATAAACCGTTCAGTTTCAGAGCAGATGACATGGACCAGCCTGACAAGAGCTGA
- the tmem70 gene encoding transmembrane protein 70, mitochondrial isoform X2, whose product MLSVHFLRSRSLPRIFSNSQFKFAQHPAPFSVCCVSAVRRNQLTVRRSFLALNKMQSHSPSTRFISMAPPSEHGNLIYTGSLGLAVRGVKMFSYSTSAASLFLMPQILLKTGLGVQSFALQAAFCGVIGFFTFLTPILLHIITKGYIIRLYHNPDKDVYTAVTYSVFLTEKKSVFHQSQVRIPAVSKMFTTFYAGQVGFLVNPDIFPVPHDYNHLMGYDKPFSFRADDMDQPDKS is encoded by the exons atgCTGTCTGTACATTTCCTGCGGTCTCGGTCTCTTCCCCGGATTTTCAGTAACAGTCAGTTTAAGTTCGCGCAGCATCCCGCGCCATTCTCCGTGTGCTGTGTGAGCGCAGTGAGGAGGAACCAGCTAACTGTCAGGCGCTCGTTCCTGGCTCTCAACAAG ATGCAGTCCCACAGTCCGTCCACCCGTTTCATCTCCATGGCGCCGCCCTCCGAGCACGGAAACCTCATTTATACTGGCAGCCTGGGTTTAGCTGTTCGGG GGGTGAAGATGTTCTCGTACAGCACTAGTGCAGCCAGCCTCTTCCTCATGCCACAAATACTCCTGAAAACTGGACTCGGAGTCCAGAGTTTTGCCTTGCAGGCAGCTTTCTGTGGAGTCATTGGCTTTTTTACCTTCCTTACTCCCATCCTTCTTCACATCATCACCAAGGGTTACATAATCCGCCTGTACCACAACCCAGACAAAGATGTCTACACAGCAGTCACCTACAGCGTGTTCCTCACCGAGAAAAAGAGCGTGTTCCACCAGAGCCAGGTGAGGATCCCAGCTGTCAGTAAGATGTTCACTACTTTCTACGCCGGGCAGGTGGGGTTCCTGGTAAACCCGGACATTTTCCCCGTCCCGCACGACTACAATCATCTGATGGGCTACGATAAACCGTTCAGTTTCAGAGCAGATGACATGGACCAGCCTGACAAGAGCTGA
- the tmem70 gene encoding transmembrane protein 70, mitochondrial isoform X3, with the protein MNPDRHTCEVKPFQMQSHSPSTRFISMAPPSEHGNLIYTGSLGLAVRGVKMFSYSTSAASLFLMPQILLKTGLGVQSFALQAAFCGVIGFFTFLTPILLHIITKGYIIRLYHNPDKDVYTAVTYSVFLTEKKSVFHQSQVRIPAVSKMFTTFYAGQVGFLVNPDIFPVPHDYNHLMGYDKPFSFRADDMDQPDKS; encoded by the exons ATGAACCCTGACAGGCACACCTGTGAGgtgaaaccatttcag ATGCAGTCCCACAGTCCGTCCACCCGTTTCATCTCCATGGCGCCGCCCTCCGAGCACGGAAACCTCATTTATACTGGCAGCCTGGGTTTAGCTGTTCGGG GGGTGAAGATGTTCTCGTACAGCACTAGTGCAGCCAGCCTCTTCCTCATGCCACAAATACTCCTGAAAACTGGACTCGGAGTCCAGAGTTTTGCCTTGCAGGCAGCTTTCTGTGGAGTCATTGGCTTTTTTACCTTCCTTACTCCCATCCTTCTTCACATCATCACCAAGGGTTACATAATCCGCCTGTACCACAACCCAGACAAAGATGTCTACACAGCAGTCACCTACAGCGTGTTCCTCACCGAGAAAAAGAGCGTGTTCCACCAGAGCCAGGTGAGGATCCCAGCTGTCAGTAAGATGTTCACTACTTTCTACGCCGGGCAGGTGGGGTTCCTGGTAAACCCGGACATTTTCCCCGTCCCGCACGACTACAATCATCTGATGGGCTACGATAAACCGTTCAGTTTCAGAGCAGATGACATGGACCAGCCTGACAAGAGCTGA
- the LOC116315120 gene encoding zinc finger protein 18-like isoform X3: MCSVEYLREFVNERLTAAAEEIFGAFVKTIVQNEADARQRILRDITVKFPKIKLHRIDLPQHVCNTEVLTDQQLCNEESISSLDQEETVPLPIKEEHEEHCFTENEEQLVLKQETETFMVPCTNEESDDNGPKTSTDQFMCHSSPGSKNHYQEADNHVDSSTKLKPKKRQHGNKDQYACKEDILDDKWLFNLENKSGLNQQDLGLLQIKEEEEELFTNQEGEQLVLEGEQLVLEQQTNPFMISSVFEEQSSCKEEPNSQLLSHDSLCQGRTDEKPYSCNTCGKRFKYVSTLKVHTSIHTGSRGRGGQQPREAQTSLSPATS, from the exons ATGTGTTCAGTGGAGTATTTGAGAGAGTTTGTTAATGAGCGACTAACGGCTGCTGCTGAAGAAATATTCGGAGCCTTTGTAAAAACGATCGTCCAGAATGAGGCCGATGCCAGGCAGCGCATACTCCGGGATATCACCGTTAAGTTCCCCAAAATAAAGTTACACAGAATAG ATCTCCCACAACATGTCTGCAATACGGAGGTTCTCACAGACCAGCAGCTCTGCAATGAGGAGAGCATCTCCAGTTTGGACCAGGAGGAAACGGTTCCTCTGCCGATTAAAGAGGAACACGAGGAACACTGCttcactgaaaatgaagagcagcttgtaCTGAAGCAGGAAACTGAAACCTTCATGGTGCCTTGCACTAATGAGGAAAGTGATGATAATGGACCCAAAACAAGCACTGACCAGTTCATGTGTCACAGCTCTCCTGGATCTAAGAATCATTACCAGGAAGCAGACAACCATGTGGACTCCAGCACAAAGCTGAAGCCAAAGAAGAGACAACACGGAAACAAAG ACCAATATGCATGCAAGGAGGACATTCTCGATGACAAATGGCTCTTTAACCTGGAGAATAAATCTGGTCTGAACCAGCAGGACCTAGGACTTCTACaaataaaagaggaagaggaggaactcTTCACAAatcaggagggagagcagcttgTACTGGAGGGAGAGCAGCTTGTACTGGAGCAGCAAACCAATCCCTTCATGATCTCTTCAGTTTTTGAGGAACAGAGTTCCTGTAAAGAAGAGCCAAACAGCCAGCTCCTTTCTCACGACTCTCTATGCCAGGGAAGAACAGATGAGAAACCATATTCTTGTAACACCTGTGGGAAGAGATTTAAATACGTTTCAACATTGAAAGTACACACGAgcattcacacag GGTCTCGAGGTCGCGGGGGGCAGCAGCctagagaagcccagacctccctctctccAGCCACCTCCTAA
- the LOC116315120 gene encoding zinc finger protein 18-like isoform X4, giving the protein MCSVEYLREFVNERLTAAAEEIFGAFVKTIVQNEADARQRILRDITVKFPKIKLHRIDLPQHVCNTEVLTDQQLCNEESISSLDQEETVPLPIKEEHEEHCFTENEEQLVLKQETETFMVPCTNEESDDNGPKTSTDQFMCHSSPGSKNHYQEADNHVDSSTKLKPKKRQHGNKDQYACKEDILDDKWLFNLENKSGLNQQDLGLLQIKEEEEELFTNQEGEQLVLEGEQLVLEQQTNPFMISSVFEEQSSCKEEPNSQLLSHDSLCQGRTDEKPYSCNTCGKRFKYVSTLKVHTSIHTEMVGERCV; this is encoded by the exons ATGTGTTCAGTGGAGTATTTGAGAGAGTTTGTTAATGAGCGACTAACGGCTGCTGCTGAAGAAATATTCGGAGCCTTTGTAAAAACGATCGTCCAGAATGAGGCCGATGCCAGGCAGCGCATACTCCGGGATATCACCGTTAAGTTCCCCAAAATAAAGTTACACAGAATAG ATCTCCCACAACATGTCTGCAATACGGAGGTTCTCACAGACCAGCAGCTCTGCAATGAGGAGAGCATCTCCAGTTTGGACCAGGAGGAAACGGTTCCTCTGCCGATTAAAGAGGAACACGAGGAACACTGCttcactgaaaatgaagagcagcttgtaCTGAAGCAGGAAACTGAAACCTTCATGGTGCCTTGCACTAATGAGGAAAGTGATGATAATGGACCCAAAACAAGCACTGACCAGTTCATGTGTCACAGCTCTCCTGGATCTAAGAATCATTACCAGGAAGCAGACAACCATGTGGACTCCAGCACAAAGCTGAAGCCAAAGAAGAGACAACACGGAAACAAAG ACCAATATGCATGCAAGGAGGACATTCTCGATGACAAATGGCTCTTTAACCTGGAGAATAAATCTGGTCTGAACCAGCAGGACCTAGGACTTCTACaaataaaagaggaagaggaggaactcTTCACAAatcaggagggagagcagcttgTACTGGAGGGAGAGCAGCTTGTACTGGAGCAGCAAACCAATCCCTTCATGATCTCTTCAGTTTTTGAGGAACAGAGTTCCTGTAAAGAAGAGCCAAACAGCCAGCTCCTTTCTCACGACTCTCTATGCCAGGGAAGAACAGATGAGAAACCATATTCTTGTAACACCTGTGGGAAGAGATTTAAATACGTTTCAACATTGAAAGTACACACGAgcattcacacag AAATGGTAGGGGAGAGATGTGTCTAG
- the LOC116315120 gene encoding gastrula zinc finger protein XlCGF57.1-like isoform X2, translated as MAEFAFSSRMIDLPQHVCNTEVLTDQQLCNEESISSLDQEETVPLPIKEEHEEHCFTENEEQLVLKQETETFMVPCTNEESDDNGPKTSTDQFMCHSSPGSKNHYQEADNHVDSSTKLKPKKRQHGNKDQYACKEDILDDKWLFNLENKSGLNQQDLGLLQIKEEEEELFTNQEGEQLVLEGEQLVLEQQTNPFMISSVFEEQSSCKEEPNSQLLSHDSLCQGRTDEKPYSCNTCGKRFKYVSTLKVHTSIHTGEKPFSCEACGKKFRRKDNMLVHIRTHTGEKPFACNICGKAFSDRSNLICHIRYHTGEKRHSCETCGKRFYHKGNLTVHMATHTGIKPYHCNTCGKRFIRLEKLKSHISTHTGEKPFSCEACGKNFRRRDKVLNHMRTHTGEKPYPCKICGKPFRDASNLIRHVRFHTGEKPYSCATCGKRFTQSGNLTAHMKTHTRIKPYQCNACGKKFTCLSKLQRHTRTHTGEKPYSCKTCGKGFVQMRDLTVHIRTHTGDKPYSCVTCGKSFSQNSHLNVHMRTHTGERPYSCKTCGKTFSQNSHLTVHMGSHTSEHSCKTFGEVFTQSGGSVHMKNHTAERQHLCKSPGRGFSSVTDHTKIHMGVGMKFNETTARCGQSSD; from the exons ATCTCCCACAACATGTCTGCAATACGGAGGTTCTCACAGACCAGCAGCTCTGCAATGAGGAGAGCATCTCCAGTTTGGACCAGGAGGAAACGGTTCCTCTGCCGATTAAAGAGGAACACGAGGAACACTGCttcactgaaaatgaagagcagcttgtaCTGAAGCAGGAAACTGAAACCTTCATGGTGCCTTGCACTAATGAGGAAAGTGATGATAATGGACCCAAAACAAGCACTGACCAGTTCATGTGTCACAGCTCTCCTGGATCTAAGAATCATTACCAGGAAGCAGACAACCATGTGGACTCCAGCACAAAGCTGAAGCCAAAGAAGAGACAACACGGAAACAAAG ACCAATATGCATGCAAGGAGGACATTCTCGATGACAAATGGCTCTTTAACCTGGAGAATAAATCTGGTCTGAACCAGCAGGACCTAGGACTTCTACaaataaaagaggaagaggaggaactcTTCACAAatcaggagggagagcagcttgTACTGGAGGGAGAGCAGCTTGTACTGGAGCAGCAAACCAATCCCTTCATGATCTCTTCAGTTTTTGAGGAACAGAGTTCCTGTAAAGAAGAGCCAAACAGCCAGCTCCTTTCTCACGACTCTCTATGCCAGGGAAGAACAGATGAGAAACCATATTCTTGTAACACCTGTGGGAAGAGATTTAAATACGTTTCAACATTGAAAGTACACACGAgcattcacacaggtgagaagccattCTCTTGCGAAGCATGTGGGAAAAAATTCAGGAGAAAGGATAACATGTTGGTCCATATAAGAACTCATACTGGTGAAAAGCCTTTTGCCTGTAACATCTGTGGGAAAGCATTTAGTGACAGATCAAATCTGATCTGTCACATTAGAtatcacacaggtgagaagcgaCATTCTTGCGAAACTTGTGGGAAGAGATTTTATCATAAAGGCAATTTAACTGTGCACATGGCAACGCATACAGGTATAAAACCTTACCACTGCAACACTTGTGGAAAAAGATTTATCCGCTTGGAAAAGTTGAAGAGCCACATAAGCACTCACACAGGTGAAAAGCCATTTTCTTGTGAAGCATGTGGGAAAAATTTCAGAAGACGTGACAAAGTACTGAACCACATGAGAACCCACACAGGTGAAAAGCCCTATCCCTGCAAGATCTGTGGGAAACCATTTAGGGACGCATCGAATTTGATACGACATGTTAGgtttcacacaggtgagaagccataTTCTTGTGCCACATGTGGAAAAAGATTTACACAAAGCGGTAATTTGACTGCCCACATGAAAACTCACACACGTATAAAGCCTTATCAATGCAACGCATGTGGGAAAAAATTTACCTGCTTATCAAAGTTGCAAAGGCACACAAGaactcacacaggtgagaagccataTTCTTGTAAAACATGTGGAAAAGGTTTTGTTCAAATGAGGGATTTAACTGTCCACATAAGGACCCACACAGGTGATAAGCCCTATTCCTGTGTAACCTGTGGTAAAAGCTTCAGTCAGAACAGTCATTTGAATGTCCACATGAGAACTCACACAGGTGAGAGGCCATATTCTTGCAAAACTTGTGGTAAGACTTTCAGTCAAAATAGTCATTTGACTGTCCACATGGGGTCTCACACAAGTGAGCATTCTTGCAAAACATTTGGAGAAGTTTTTACTCAAAGTGGTGGGAGTGTTCACATGAAAAATCACACCGCTGAGAGGCAGCACCTTTGCAAATCTCCCGGCAGAGGTTTCAGTTCCGTGACGGATCACACAAAAATCCACATGGGTGTGGGGATGAAATTTAACGAAACTACAGCAAGATGTGGTCAAAGTAGTGACTGA
- the LOC116315120 gene encoding zinc finger protein 883-like isoform X1, with amino-acid sequence MCSVEYLREFVNERLTAAAEEIFGAFVKTIVQNEADARQRILRDITVKFPKIKLHRIDLPQHVCNTEVLTDQQLCNEESISSLDQEETVPLPIKEEHEEHCFTENEEQLVLKQETETFMVPCTNEESDDNGPKTSTDQFMCHSSPGSKNHYQEADNHVDSSTKLKPKKRQHGNKDQYACKEDILDDKWLFNLENKSGLNQQDLGLLQIKEEEEELFTNQEGEQLVLEGEQLVLEQQTNPFMISSVFEEQSSCKEEPNSQLLSHDSLCQGRTDEKPYSCNTCGKRFKYVSTLKVHTSIHTGEKPFSCEACGKKFRRKDNMLVHIRTHTGEKPFACNICGKAFSDRSNLICHIRYHTGEKRHSCETCGKRFYHKGNLTVHMATHTGIKPYHCNTCGKRFIRLEKLKSHISTHTGEKPFSCEACGKNFRRRDKVLNHMRTHTGEKPYPCKICGKPFRDASNLIRHVRFHTGEKPYSCATCGKRFTQSGNLTAHMKTHTRIKPYQCNACGKKFTCLSKLQRHTRTHTGEKPYSCKTCGKGFVQMRDLTVHIRTHTGDKPYSCVTCGKSFSQNSHLNVHMRTHTGERPYSCKTCGKTFSQNSHLTVHMGSHTSEHSCKTFGEVFTQSGGSVHMKNHTAERQHLCKSPGRGFSSVTDHTKIHMGVGMKFNETTARCGQSSD; translated from the exons ATGTGTTCAGTGGAGTATTTGAGAGAGTTTGTTAATGAGCGACTAACGGCTGCTGCTGAAGAAATATTCGGAGCCTTTGTAAAAACGATCGTCCAGAATGAGGCCGATGCCAGGCAGCGCATACTCCGGGATATCACCGTTAAGTTCCCCAAAATAAAGTTACACAGAATAG ATCTCCCACAACATGTCTGCAATACGGAGGTTCTCACAGACCAGCAGCTCTGCAATGAGGAGAGCATCTCCAGTTTGGACCAGGAGGAAACGGTTCCTCTGCCGATTAAAGAGGAACACGAGGAACACTGCttcactgaaaatgaagagcagcttgtaCTGAAGCAGGAAACTGAAACCTTCATGGTGCCTTGCACTAATGAGGAAAGTGATGATAATGGACCCAAAACAAGCACTGACCAGTTCATGTGTCACAGCTCTCCTGGATCTAAGAATCATTACCAGGAAGCAGACAACCATGTGGACTCCAGCACAAAGCTGAAGCCAAAGAAGAGACAACACGGAAACAAAG ACCAATATGCATGCAAGGAGGACATTCTCGATGACAAATGGCTCTTTAACCTGGAGAATAAATCTGGTCTGAACCAGCAGGACCTAGGACTTCTACaaataaaagaggaagaggaggaactcTTCACAAatcaggagggagagcagcttgTACTGGAGGGAGAGCAGCTTGTACTGGAGCAGCAAACCAATCCCTTCATGATCTCTTCAGTTTTTGAGGAACAGAGTTCCTGTAAAGAAGAGCCAAACAGCCAGCTCCTTTCTCACGACTCTCTATGCCAGGGAAGAACAGATGAGAAACCATATTCTTGTAACACCTGTGGGAAGAGATTTAAATACGTTTCAACATTGAAAGTACACACGAgcattcacacaggtgagaagccattCTCTTGCGAAGCATGTGGGAAAAAATTCAGGAGAAAGGATAACATGTTGGTCCATATAAGAACTCATACTGGTGAAAAGCCTTTTGCCTGTAACATCTGTGGGAAAGCATTTAGTGACAGATCAAATCTGATCTGTCACATTAGAtatcacacaggtgagaagcgaCATTCTTGCGAAACTTGTGGGAAGAGATTTTATCATAAAGGCAATTTAACTGTGCACATGGCAACGCATACAGGTATAAAACCTTACCACTGCAACACTTGTGGAAAAAGATTTATCCGCTTGGAAAAGTTGAAGAGCCACATAAGCACTCACACAGGTGAAAAGCCATTTTCTTGTGAAGCATGTGGGAAAAATTTCAGAAGACGTGACAAAGTACTGAACCACATGAGAACCCACACAGGTGAAAAGCCCTATCCCTGCAAGATCTGTGGGAAACCATTTAGGGACGCATCGAATTTGATACGACATGTTAGgtttcacacaggtgagaagccataTTCTTGTGCCACATGTGGAAAAAGATTTACACAAAGCGGTAATTTGACTGCCCACATGAAAACTCACACACGTATAAAGCCTTATCAATGCAACGCATGTGGGAAAAAATTTACCTGCTTATCAAAGTTGCAAAGGCACACAAGaactcacacaggtgagaagccataTTCTTGTAAAACATGTGGAAAAGGTTTTGTTCAAATGAGGGATTTAACTGTCCACATAAGGACCCACACAGGTGATAAGCCCTATTCCTGTGTAACCTGTGGTAAAAGCTTCAGTCAGAACAGTCATTTGAATGTCCACATGAGAACTCACACAGGTGAGAGGCCATATTCTTGCAAAACTTGTGGTAAGACTTTCAGTCAAAATAGTCATTTGACTGTCCACATGGGGTCTCACACAAGTGAGCATTCTTGCAAAACATTTGGAGAAGTTTTTACTCAAAGTGGTGGGAGTGTTCACATGAAAAATCACACCGCTGAGAGGCAGCACCTTTGCAAATCTCCCGGCAGAGGTTTCAGTTCCGTGACGGATCACACAAAAATCCACATGGGTGTGGGGATGAAATTTAACGAAACTACAGCAAGATGTGGTCAAAGTAGTGACTGA